A window of the Hordeum vulgare subsp. vulgare chromosome 5H, MorexV3_pseudomolecules_assembly, whole genome shotgun sequence genome harbors these coding sequences:
- the LOC123399396 gene encoding ETHYLENE INSENSITIVE 3-like 3 protein, with amino-acid sequence MDQLALLATEFGDSSDFEVDGINENDVSDEEIEPEELARRMWKDRVRLRRIKEREQRLALQQAELEKSKPKQISDQAMRKKMARAQDGILKYMLKLMEVCNARGFVYGIIPEKGKPVSGASDNIRAWWKEKVKFDKNGPAAIAKYEAEHLVDANAQSSAVKNEHSLMDLQDATLGSLLSSLMQHCNPPQRKYPLEKGTPPPWWPAGNEEWWAALGLPRGQFAPYKKPHDLKKVWKVGVLTCVIKHMSPNFDKIRNHVRKSKILQDKMTAKESLIWLGVLQREERLVLGIDNGVSEITHHSAPEDRNRAMIAHSSSNEYDVDGFEEAPLSTSSKDDEQGLSPAAQSSEEHVSRSGRERANTKHVYQAVLLKEGTKKQPPKRKRARHSSVAVEQEVQRTDDAPENLIPDMNRLDQVEIPGMANQITSFNQMAVTSEALQHRGNAQGHVYLPGAGVNSFDNAQPVDATPVSIYMGDQHVRYGSSDDARSKSGNPFPLHADSGFNSFPSSYQTLPPKQSLPLPMMDHHVVPMGIRAAADNSPYGDHVIGGGNSTSVPGDMQHLVDFPFYGEQDKFVGSSFEGLPLDYISMSSPIPDIDDLLLHDDDLMEYLGT; translated from the coding sequence ATGGATCAGCTTGCTTTGCTCGCGACGGAGTTCGGGGATTCGTCCGACTTCGAGGTCGACGGCATCAACGAGAACGATGTCAGCGACGAGGAGATTGAGCCGGAGGAGCTGGCCCGGCGGATGTGGAAGGACAGGGTCAGGCTCAGGAGGATCAAGGAGAGGGAGCAGAGGCTCGCCCTGCAGCAGGCCGAGCTGGAGAAGTCCAAGCCCAAGCAGATATCTGACCAGGCCATGCGCAAGAAGATGGCCAGGGCGCAGGACGGGATCCTCAAGTACATGCTCAAGCTCATGGAGGTGTGCAATGCCCGTGGCTTTGTGTACGGGATCATCCCGGAGAAAGGGAAGCCTGTGAGCGGCGCCTCGGATAACATTAGAGCCTGGTGGAAGGAGAAGGTCAAGTTTGATAAGAATGGTCCGGCGGCGATTGCCAAGTACGAGGCCGAGCACCTGGTGGATGCTAATGCTCAGAGTAGCGCCGTCAAGAACGAGCACAGCTTGATGGATCTCCAGGACGCCACTTTGGGCTCACTGCTTTCGTCATTGATGCAGCACTGTAATCCACCGCAGCGCAAGTACCCCCTGGAGAAGGGCACTCCGCCCCCATGGTGGCCTGCAGGGAATGAAGAGTGGTGGGCTGCCTTGGGCCTTCCAAGGGGACAGTTTGCTCCTTACAAAAAACCTCATGATCTTAAGAAGGTTTGGAAGGTCGGTGTGCTTACATGTGTTATTAAGCACATGTCCCCCAACTTTGATAAGATCAGAAACCATGTTCGCAAATCCAAAATCTTGCAGGATAAAATGACTGCAAAGGAGAGCCTGATTTGGTTGGGAGTCCTACAGAGAGAAGAAAGGCTTGTGCTCGGCATTGACAATGGTGTCTCAGAGATTACTCACCACAGTGCTCCAGAGGACAGAAATAGAGCTATGATCGCACACAGCAGCAGTAACGAGTATGATGTCGATGGTTTTGAGGAGGCTCCTCTTTCAACATCATCTAAAGATGATGAGCAAGGTCTTTCTCCAGCTGCACAATCCAGCGAGGAGCATGTCTCCAGAAGTGGCAGAGAAAGGGCGAACACTAAACATGTTTATCAGGCTGTTCTTCTTAAGGAAGGAACAAAAAAACAACCACCAAAGAGAAAAAGAGCACGTCACAGTTCTGTTGCTGTTGAGCAAGAGGTACAAAGGACTGATGATGCACCAGAAAATCTGATTCCCGATATGAACCGACTGGACCAAGTAGAAATTCCTGGCATGGCTAACCAGATTACAAGCTTCAATCAGATGGCTGTTACAAGTGAAGCTTTACAACACAGAGGAAATGCTCAAGGGCATGTTTATCTTCCTGGGGCTGGGGTTAATAGCTTTGATAATGCCCAACCTGTGGATGCTACTCCTGTAAGCATATACATGGGCGATCAGCATGTACGTTATGGAAGTAGTGATGATGCCAGGTCCAAGTCTGGAAATCCCTTTCCACTGCATGCTGATTCTGGTTTTAATAGTTTTCCAAGTAGCTATCAGACTTTACCTCCGAAACAATCACTACCATTACCTATGATGGATCATCATGTGGTTCCCATGGGTATCAGGGCAGCAGCTGACAACAGTCCTTATGGTGATCATGTGATTGGTGGTGGAAATTCGACTTCTGTCCCTGGAGATATGCAACACCTCGTAGATTTTCCATTCTACGGTGAGCAAGATAAGTTTGTTGGCAGTTCCTTTGAGGGGTTGCCTTTGGACTATATCAGTATGAGCAGCCCGATCCCAGATATCGATGATTTGCTGCTGCATGATGATGATTTAATGGAATACCTGGGAACATAA